Proteins co-encoded in one Malus sylvestris chromosome 9, drMalSylv7.2, whole genome shotgun sequence genomic window:
- the LOC126583468 gene encoding GDSL esterase/lipase At5g14450-like, whose amino-acid sequence MEFWKLLLASGFFLAFWVLAVGGQSLPPCSFPAIYNFGDSNSDTGGISAAFEPIKAPYGEAFFHKPVGRDADGRLIIDFLAERLKLPYLSAYLNSLGTNYRHGANFATGGSTIRRPNETIFQYGISPFSLDMQTAQFLQFKARTADLYRQAKNPSERSALPDPREFAEALYTFDIGQNDLSMGFRKLSFDQFRAELPDIVNQLATAVHRIYEEGGRTFWIHNTGPVGCLPVQLFYNLNPPAGYLDDHGCVKAQNDIAVEFNTQLRDRVIKLRAELPQAAITYVDVYAAKYGLIGTAKTEGFADPMKVCCGYHVGYDHIWCGNKGSVNGSDVYGASCQNPSAFISWDGVHYTEGANQWVANRILNGSPSSNPAIPITQACHRH is encoded by the exons ATGGAGTTTTGGAAACTGCTTCTGGCATCTGGGTTCTTCTTGGCTTTCTGGGTTTTGGCTGTGGGAGGCCAGAGCTTACCACCCTGTTCTTTTCCGGCAATTTACAACTTCGGGGACTCGAATTCCGACACCGGCGGCATATCGGCCGCGTTCGAGCCAATCAAAGCTCCTTACGGCGAAGCATTCTTCCACAAGCCGGTCGGGAGGGACGCCGATGGCCGCCTTATCATAGACTTCTTAG CTGAGCGCCTGAAGTTGCCATACTTGAGTGCATATTTGAACTCACTTGGAACAAATTACCGGCACGGTGCGAATTTCGCCACCGGAGGATCCACCATCAGGCGGCCGAACGAAACCATTTTCCAGTACGGCATTAGCCCTTTCTCCCTCGATATGCAGACGGCGCAGTTCCTGCAGTTCAAAGCTCGCACTGCCGATCTCTATCGCCAAG CCAAGAACCCTTCTGAGAGAAGCGCTCTGCCGGATCCTCGGGAGTTCGCGGAGGCTCTGTACACCTTTGATATCGGGCAAAACGATCTTTCCATGGGTTTTCGGAAGCTCAGTTTCGACCAGTTTCGTGCAGAACTGCCGGACATTGTCAACCAGTTAGCCACAGCAGTCCAT CGGATATATGAAGAAGGGGGGAGGACATTTTGGATACACAACACAGGTCCTGTTGGTTGCTTGCCGGTACAATTATTCTACAACCTCAATCCGCCGGCCGGTTATCTCGACGACCACGGCTGCGTCAAGGCCCAAAACGACATCGCCGTAGAGTTCAACACGCAGCTCAGAGACAGAGTCATCAAGCTAAGAGCTGAGCTGCCACAAGCCGCAATCACATACGTCGATGTCTACGCCGCCAAGTACGGACTCATCGGCACTGCAAAGACTGAAG GGTTTGCTGATCCGATGAAGGTTTGTTGCGGTTATCATGTTGGATACGACCACATCTGGTGCGGGAACAAGGGAAGCGTAAATGGAAGCGATGTCTACGGTGCTTCTTGTCAAAACCCGTCGGCTTTCATTAGCTGGGATGGAGTTCACTACACCGAGGGTGCGAACCAGTGGGTTGCTAATCGTATACTCAATGGCTCGCCATCGTCGAACCCGGCAATTCCTATTACTCAAGCTTGTCATAGGCATTGA
- the LOC126583476 gene encoding GDSL esterase/lipase At5g14450-like, translating to MKMVKLFVAGFLALRVVRVGGKEVINTSSPCDFPAIYNFGDSNSDTGGISAAFYGFAAPTGETFFHRPVGRASDGRLVIDFIASHLGLPFLSPYLDSLDSNFSHGANFSTGGSTIRPSNVSMSANGVSPFSLDVQIAQFNQFKSRTTSLSNQAKKQHDRFPSVDDFPKALYMFDIGQNDVSVGFRNMIDNEQLQADIKDMIHQLATAVRAPAEAVSRLRWAHNTGPIGCLPMTLKFIPNPIPRLLGEHSCVKYQNDVARQFNKVLNQQVIQLRTELPLSAIAYVDVFSAKYQLFGRAKEHGFGNTANICCGYFEDKSQVWCGQRANVNGTELFGGSCEDPSSYVSWDGVHYTDAANHLIAAQIIYGSYSDPPVPIKRSCHTIQA from the exons ATGAAGATGGTAAAGTTATTCGTTGCCGGTTTTTTGGCCTTGCGTGTAGTGAGGGTGGGAGGTAAAGAGGTTATAAACACGTCGTCGCCTTGTGATTTTCCAGCAATTTACAACTTTGGAGACTCGAATTCAGACACCGGCGGCATATCCGCGGCATTCTACGGCTTCGCAGCACCCACCGGTGAAACTTTCTTCCACAGACCAGTTGGAAGGGCTTCAGATGGCCGTCTCGTCATAGATTTTATCG CAAGTCACTTGGGGTTGCCATTCTTGAGCCCGTATTTGGACTCACTCGACAGCAATTTCAGCCACGGCGCTAATTTCTCTACCGGCGGATCAACCATCCGGCCTTCTAATGTGTCCATGTCTGCAAATGGTGTGAGCCCTTTTTCTCTCGACGTCCAGATTGCTCAGTTTAACCAGTTCAAGTCACGCACCACTAGTCTTTCCAACCAAG CCAAGAAACAACATGACAGATTCCCGAGTGTTGATGACTTTCCAAAGGCTCTTTACATGTTTGATATAGGGCAAAATGATGTATCTGTTGGTTTTCGGAATATGATCGATAATGAGCAACTTCAAGCTGACATCAAAGACATGATTCACCAGTTGGCTACGGCTGTACGAGCACCGGCGGAGGCAGTATCAAGGCTACGGTGGGC ACACAACACCGGCCCCATCGGTTGCTTACCAATGACATTAAAGTTCATCCCTAATCCGATCCCCAGATTACTTGGTGAACACAGTTGCGTCAAGTATCAAAACGACGTTGCTAGACAGTTCAACAAGGTTCTCAACCAACAAGTGATCCAGCTAAGGACAGAGCTCCCCCTTTCTGCAATAGCATATGTCGATGTCTTTTCCGCAAAGTATCAACTCTTCGGCAGAGCAAAGGAGCACG GATTTGGGAATACTGCAAACATCTGCTGTGGATATTTTGAAGATAAGAGCCAAGTGTGGTGTGGGCAAAGGGCAAACGTAAATGGGACAGAATTGTTTGGTGGTTCATGTGAAGATCCTTCCTCGTATGTGAGCTGGGATGGTGTGCACTACACTGATGCTGCAAATCATTTGATTGCTGCTCAAATAATCTACGGTTCATATTCAGACCCACCAGTTCCAATCAAAAGATCATGTCACACGATTCAAGCATGA